Part of the Cryptosporangium arvum DSM 44712 genome, CAACGCGACGCCGGTGCGGTCGCCGGGGAGCCCGGCCGCCACGTGGTAGTCGACGAGCTCCCGGTGCTCGGCCGCGAGAAAGCCGCTGAGCTCGGCGTAGAGATCGGGGCGGCGGGTGGCCTCCAGCCGCAGCTCGAGCATCGCGAGGTTGCTCGACCGGTCCGCGCGCTGACGATCGAGCAGCTGGCGCATCAGCTCACCGGCCAGCGCGTGCGACGGCGCCTGCGTCATCGTGGCCGCGAGCGCCTCCGGATCGGGCGTCAGACGCTCCCGCGTGCGCCGCATGACCTGCGCGAGCAGTTCGTCGCGATTGGCGAAGTAGTTGGTCGCGGTGCCGGTGGGGACCCCGGCCTCCTTGTCGATGGCGCGCAGGGTCAGCCCGCGTGACCCGTCCCGGGCCAGGACCTCGATGGCCGCGTCGAGCAGCGCGGTACGCCGAGCCGGGTTCTGCCGCATGCCTGAAGTACTACTACACGTCCTCGCGGAGGGCGGACCAGCGGGCGAGGCGCTCGCTGACCCCGGCCTCGTTGCCGTCCGTGGTGGGCCGGTAGAACGTCTCGCGGTCCATGCCGTCGGGGAAGTAGTTCGCGCCCGAGAAGCCGTCGGGGGTGTCGGGGTCGTATTGGTAGTCCTCGCCGTAGCCGAGGTCACGCATCAGGCCGGTGGGGGCGTTGAGGATGTGCGCGGGCGGCATCAGCGAACCCGTGCGCCGCGCGGCCGCGCGGGCCTCGTCGAAGCCGCGGTACACGCTTACCGACTTCGGCGCCGTGGCCAGGTAGACCGCCGCCTGGGCGATGGCCAGCTCACCCTCGGGGGAGCCGAGCCGCTCGTACACGTCCCAGGCGGCGAGCGTCTGCGCGACCGCCTGCGGATCGGCCATCCCGACGTCCTCGGTGGCGAAGCGGACGAGCCGGCGGGCGACGTAGAGCGGGTCCTCACCGCCCTCGAGCATGCGCGCGAGCCAGTACAGCGTCGCGTCGGGATCGGAGCCGCGCATCGACTTGTGCAGCGCGGAGATCAGGTTGTAGTGCCCTTCCTGCTTCTTGTCGTAGAGCGGCGCGCGCTTCTGCACCAGCTCCGCGAGCCGGGCGACGTCGAGTGGCGGGCCGCTCGTGGGGAGCTGCTCGATCATGTTGAGCAGGTAGCGGCCGTCGCCGTCGGACAGCGCGATCAGGGCCTGACGGGCGTCGGAGGTGAGGGGCACGGGCCCGGCGCGCTCGACGAGCGTCTCCAGGGCGTCGTCGTTCAGGCGTTTGAGGACGAACACCTGACAGCGCGACAGCAACGCGCCGTTCAGTTCGAAGCTCGGGTTCTCGGTGGTGGCGCCGACCAGCACGACCGTGCCGTCCTCGACGTAGGGCAGGAAACTGTCTTGCTGGGCGCGGTTGAACCGGTGGATCTCGTCGACGAAGAGCAGCGTGCCCCGGCCCAGCTCGCGGCGCTTGGTGGCGGCCTGGAAGACCCTCCGCAGGTCGGCGACGCCGGAGAACGTGGCCGAGAGCGGCTCGAAGACGAGGTCGCTGCGCTCGGCCAGCAGCCGCGCGATCGTCGTCTTGCCGCAGCCCGGCGGGCCCCACAGGATCATCGAGACCAGGCGCTTCTCGGCCACCATGCGCCCGAGCGGTGCGTCGGGCGCCAGCAGGTGGGCCTGGCCGACGACCTCGCCGAGCGTCGTCGGACGCAGCCGATCGGCGAGCGGGCGCGCCGGCCCCTCGCTCTCGAACAACGACAACGCTTCGTCCATACCGCGACCGTACGGCTAGGGTCCGACAGATGGGGTTCGCGCAGGAGGTACGGGCGGCGTTCCGGCGGGGCGACACCGCAGCGGTGACCCTGCTGGCGCAGGCCGAAGTGGAGCGTGCGCGCACGACCGGGGATTCGGCGGGCGAGGTCGAGGCGCTCTACGCGTTGGCCCGCGTGGCCCTCCGCGAGGAGGACCGGCCCCGGGCCGAGCAGCTGGCCGAGGCCGCGCTCGTCGTCGCGATGGCCGCGGGCGACCGGGCTCTGGAGGAACGGCCGCGGCACGTGCTCGCCGCCGTGGCCCGCCTGTCCGGCGACCACCTCACCGCGCGGGAGCGCTACCGGGCGAGCATCGCGCTGAACGAGGAGCTGGGTCGGCCGGAGACCGTGACCTCCGAGTCGTACAACCTGGCGTTCACCGAGCTGCACCTCGGTGACCTCGAGCGGGCCCGCGAGCTGTTCGCGGCGGTCCGCCGGCGCACCGCCGACCCGGCGATGCTCGCGTACCTGGCGATCGGCGGGGCCGCGCTGGCCCGCGCCGAGGGCGACCACGAGCGCGCCGCGGAACTGCTGGGAAGCGTCGACGCCGCGTTCGCGGCGATCGGCCAGGTACCGGACCCGGACGACGCCGCCGAGCTGGCCGCGGTCCGGGACGCCACCGTCGCGGCGCTTGGCGAGGAGCGTTTCCGCGAGCGGTACGCGGCCGGAACCTCCCGGCGCCCGGACGACCTGGGTTAACGTCACCGGCATGGGACAGACGTTGCGGCTGAGCGCGATCCTCGAGCCCCGGGGCCCGGCCGGAGCGTTCGTGCTCACCGATGAGCAGGCCGCCGCACTCGGGGACGGGAAGAAGGCGTTCCCGGTGACGGTCACGGTCAACGGCGTCACGCTCGCGCTGCGGCTGGCCCGGATGGGCGGTGAGAACATGATCGGCCTGGCCAAGGCCGCCCGCGCGCAGGCAGGCGTGGAACTCGGCGCGACCTACGACGTCCAGATCTCGGCCGACGCGGGGGAGCGCACCGTCGAGGTGCCCGCCGACCTGGCCGCCGCGCTGGCCGCCGACCCGGCCGCGGAGTCCGCGTTCACCGGCCTGGCCTACTCGCACCGCAAGGAGTTCGTCCGGTGGGTCACCGAGGCGAAGCGCGAGGCCACCCGGGCCGACCGGGTCGTCAAGACCGTGGAGATGGTGCGGGCGGGTACGACCCGCTGAACACGATCTTGCCGGGGGCGTGACGGCCCTCGCTGAGTTCGTGCGCGGCGGCGGCCTCCTCCAGCCCGAACGTGGCCGCCACCGGGATGGTCAGGCGTCCCTGGGCGGCGAGGTCCACCGCGAGGCCGAGCGCGTGGTCGGCGAGCGGATCGGTGCCGCCGGAGGACAGGTGCACGCCCACTGCGGGGGCGGTGAGGTCGGCGATCGTGACGACCCGGTCCGGGTCGCCGGCCAGCGCGATCAGGTCGGGGAGCGCGCCGCCGGCGCAGTCGAAGACCGCGTCGACGCCCGGCGGCACCCGTTCGGTCAGGCCGGGGCCGTAGGTGGTCGGGTGCGCGCCGAGGGCCCGCAGGAACTCGTGGTTGTACACGCCGGCGGTGCCGACGACCCGCGCGCCACGGGCCACGGCCAGCTGCACCGCGACCGTGCCGACGCCCCCGGCCGCGCCGTTGATCAGCACGGTGTCGCCGTCGCCGACCGCCAGCCGGTCCAGCACGCGGGTGGCCGTCTCGACCGACCCGGCCGCGCCCCCGGCCTCGTCCCAGCTCCACCCGGCCGGTTTCGGAGCCCACGCCACGAGCACGGCGATCTCGGCGTTGGCGCCGCGGGTGCCGGGTGAGACCCAGCCGAACACCGCGTCGCCGATCGCCACCCCGGTCACCCCGGCGCCGACCTCGTCCACCACCCCGGCGGCGTCGAACCCGGTCCGCCAGGGCAGAACCGCCGGCACGACCGCGCGCATCGCCCCCGAGCGGATCAGCGTCTCGCCCGTCGAGAGCCCCGACGCCCGCACCGCGACGCGGACCTCCCCCGGTCCCGCGTGCGGCTCGGCGACCTCGACGACTTCGAGCACGCTCGGCGGCCCGTACTGCGCGAACTGCACTGCTCTCATGCCGCCGGACGCTAACCGGCCACTCCGGCCCACCCGCGGAAGTGAGAGCGCGCCCGGCCAGCTGCCTCACCTACCGCTGTCCCGGGCCCGAGGGGCAGACCTCCCGGCGGGTCGGGAGAGCTGTCCCGCGCGGTAGGCGCGCGAGGCCTCGGCGATGCGCTGCGCGGTGTCGACGAAAGCCCGGAGCGCCTCCTCGCCCACGTCCGCGCCGACCGCGTCCGCCCAGGCGTGCTGGGCGTCGCGCAGCCGTTCCAGGGTGGCGCGCCCGGTGTCGGTGGGGGAGAGCAGTTTCGCCCGGCGGTGGTGCGGGTTCGCGCCGTACGTGGCCCAGCCCTTCTCGACCAGCAGGTCGGCCGTGCGCTGCACGCTCTGCCTGGCCAGCCCCAACCCGACGCGACGCGCGACGTCGGAGACGCTCAGCGGCTGGTCGAGCGTCGCACCGAGCACCTGCCACCAGGCCGGGGTCAGGCCGGCCGGCTCGCTGATGTCGCGCGCGGCGGCCAGCAGTTCACCGTTGAGCTCGAACACCGGAAGCACGGCGTCGGTGAGCGCGTCACCGGCCGACGACCGTGTGCTCACGCGCCCACCAGCTGCTCGTAGTAGCGACGCTCGCCGGTGGTGTAGAGCCCGTACCAGGCCTCGACGACCGGCGCGGGGAACAGCGCCAGCTCCTCGAACAGCGCGCGGGCGAAGTCGATCGGCGCGGTGGCCGGTGCGGTGATCAGGTTCCGGTCGGTGACCACCGCGGCCTCCCGGTAGCGGTGCGCACCGCGGTAGTCCGGCAGGTAGTCGGGCGCGTTGCTGGTGTGCGCCCGGTCGTCGAGCAGCCCGGCGCGCGCGAGGCCGAACGTCGCGCCGCAGACGGCCGCCACCGTGACCCCGTCGTCGAGCGATCGGCGCGCCAGCTCGAGGACCTCGTCGTGCCCGGTCTCCCAGGTGTCGGCGCCGGGCAGCACGAGCGCGTCGAACTCCTCGGGCGCCGGCTCCACGAGCAGCCGCAGCCCGCCCATGGTGCGTACCTCGGTGACGCCGGGTGCGCCGAACACCCGCAGCTCGCCCCCGGCCATCGCCAGGCCGGCCACCAGGTAGCCGTACTCCCAGTCGGCCATCGTGTCGGTCGCGTACAGGGCAACGGTCGTCATGGCGCACTCCTTTGACAGTGTGCTGTCATCTTATGTGACAGCACACTGTCAATCAAGTTCCACAAAGTGAGCTTTGCCACTACGGAGAGTCGTCATAGCACAACGTCGCTACCCCGTAGCGGACATCAATTTCTTAAGTTCGCCGACTTACTGTCTGGGGCACGAACCGGGCGGTCGAGGGGGCGACGGAGTGACGAAGACTCGACGGAGCCGGCATCTGATCGCGTCGCTGGTGCTGTGCGGGCTGCTGGCCGGCGTCGTGCTCGCGGCCGCGGCGTTCCCGGCCGCCGGGTTCACCGGCCTGACGGCCAAGTCGGCGTCCGACTCGTTCAGCGACCTGCCGGCCGATCTCGAGCTCCCACCCGCCCCGCAGGCGTCGACGCTCTACGCCAGCGACGGCAGGACCGAGATCGCCGAGTTCTACGACGAGAACCGGCGCAACGTCTCGCTCGACCAGATCGCGCCGGTGATGCGCCAGGCCATGGTCGCGGCCGAGGACAACCGGTTCTACGAGCACCGCGGCGTCGACCTCAAGGGCATCGTCCGGGCGTTCGTGAACAACCAGAAACAAGGCAGTTCGACGCAGGGCGCGTCCACGCTCACCCAGCAGTACGTGCGGGCGAGCCTGCGCTACGGCGCGAAGACGCCCGCGGAGGAGCGACTGGCCACCGAGGACACGGCCGGGCGCAAGCTGCGCGAGATCCGGTACGCGATCGCGCTGGAACACGAGCTCGACAAGGACCAGATCCTCGCGAACTACCTGAACATCACGTACTTCGGCAACGGCGGCTACGGCATCTACGCCGCCTCGCAGGCGTACTTCAGCAAACCCCCGTCGGAGCTGACGCTGGCCGAGGCCGCGATGATCGCCGGGCTGGCGCAGAACCCCACGCAGTACAACCCGGTGGAGAACGACCACAGGTTCGCGATCGACCGCCGTGACTACGTGCTCAACCAGATGGTGAAGCTGAAGTACGTCACCCGCGCCCAGGCCGACGCGGTGAGCGTCAGCGACCTGGGGCTGCAGCCGAAGTCCAGCGCCCAGTCGTGCGAGAACGGCGACACCGCGTACGGGTTCTTCTGCGGCTGGTTCCTCGACTGGTGGAAGTCGAACCCGGCGTTCGGGCCGACCACCGCCGAGCGCGTGGACAACCTGCGCAAGGGCGGCTACTCGATCGTGTCGTCGCTCGACGTCGGCATGCAGAAGGCCGCGCAGCAGCAGGTCGACGCGGCGCTGGACACCGCGGACAAACGGTTCGCCACCGGCGTCGTGCTGGTCGAGCCGGGCACCGGCCGGGTGAAGGCGATGGCGGTGAACCGGGCGTTCGGGATCGGGGCCGGCCAGACCGTGGTTCCGCTGCTCAGCGGGTCGTCGATGTCGCCGGGCTACCAGGCCGGCTCGACGTTCAAGATGTTCACCGCGATCGCCGCGCTGCAGAAGGGCATCCCGCTCGGCCACGAGTTGTTCGCGCCCGACCGGTACGTCTCGAAGTACCCGGGCGAGTGCGCGGTGGGCGGCGACCGGTACTGCCCGAAGAACGCCTCGCCGAAGATGACCGGGGAGCAGACGATGTCGAGCGCGTTCGGCGAGTCCGCGAACACGTACTTCATCCAGCTCGAGGAAGCGGTGACGGTGAAGTCGGCGATCGCGGCGGCGGAGTCGGCCGGGGTCGTGCTGCGCGGCAGCCAGGACGTGCAGCTCGCGCGGGCCGCGCAGCGCAGTCCCACCGCGTGGGGCTCGTTCACGCTGGGCACCGCGCAGGTCTCGCCGCTGGACATGGCGAACGCGTACGCGACCGTGGCGGCGCGGGGCACGTACTGCGCGCCGCTGCCGCTGACGTCGATCAGCGACCAGGGCGGCAAGCAGGTCGCGTCGCTCGCGGATCCCAGCTGCCGGCAGGCGTTCAGCCCGTCGGTGGCCGACGCCGCGGCCGACATGGCGCGGTGCCCGGTGGGGCAGCAGTCGATGGTCGGGCTCGCGTGCGCGCACCCGGGCGGCAACCCCACCGCGGCCAGCGTGGGGGCGGCGATCGACCGCCCGGTGGCGGGCAAGACCGGCACCACCGACGACAACAACGCCGCCTGGTTCATCGGCTTCACCCCGAACCTGGTCGCGGCGTCGTTCCTGGCCAACCCCGACAAGTACGACGACGAGGTGCCCGACACCAAGACCCCGATCAACGTCACCCGCGAGACGCTCGTCGCCGTGCTGCCCGGCCTCCCGGCCGAGTCCTTCACCGCCCCGACGAACGCGCTGGCCTTCGGGTAGCGAGCACGGAGACCACCGCGTCGACGGCGGCCCGGTAGTCGTGATCGGGGGGCGTGCCGTAGCCGAGCACCAGGGCCGCCGGGTAGGTTCCCGCGACGTGCCGGAGCTCGCCCAGCCCCTGCACCCGCACACCGTGGGCGGCCGCGGCGGCCACCAGCGCGGGTTCGTCGTCGGCCGTGCGCCCGTCGGTGAACTCGACGAGCGCGTGCAGCCCGGCGGCGATCCCGCTGACCCGCAGGCCCGGCAGGGGCGTCAGCGCCGCGAGCAGGTGATCGCGCCGGCGGCGGTACCGCAGCCGGGAGCGGCGGACGTGCCGCTCGTACCCGCCGCTGGTGAGGAACTCGGCCAGCGTCAGCTGTTCCAGCGCGCCGGTGAACCGGTCGGCCGCGGTCTTGGCCTCGACGACGCGGTCGAGCAGCGCGTCGGGTACGGCCATCCAGGCCAGGCCGACCGCCGGGGCCAGGCTCTTGCTCGCGGTGCCGACGTAGACCACCCGGGCCGGGTCGAGCCCCTGCAGCGCCCCCACCGGCTTCCGGTCGTAGCGGAACTCGCCGTCGTAGTCGTCCTCGACGACGAACCCGCCGGTCCGGCGCACCCGCTCCAGCAGCGCGAGGCGGCGCTCCGGGGCGAGCGCGACGCCCAGCGGGAACTGGTGGGCGGGGGTGACGAACACCGCGTCGGCGTCGGGAGCCTCGTCCGGCCGTCCGGCGGCGGCGAAGTGGACGGTCGCGCCGCTGCGCTCGACGATCCAGCGGTGGTGGCCGAAACCGTGATCCTCCAGCACGATCGAGCCGCCGCCGACGATCTCCGCCACCAGCGCCACGGCCTGCGTGTACCCCGACACGACGACGAGGTGCTCGACGTCGACGTCGACCTGGCGCACCCGGCCGAGATAGTGGGCCAGCGCGGCACGCAGCTCCGGGCGGCCCCGCGGATCGGGGTAGTCGAACGCCTCCGACGGGGCGCGGCGCAACGCGGTGCGGCCCGCGGCGGCCCAGGCGGTGCGCGGGAACGAGGCCACGTCGGGGCGGCCGGGGCGGAGGTCGAACCGGGTAGCCGGCTCGGCCGGGGTCTCCGCCGGGCGACGGGTCGCGCCAGGTGTGCCCGCGGCGACCCAGGTACCCGCTCCCTGCCGCGCGACCAGCCACCCTTCGGCGACCAGCTGCGCGTAGGCGTCGGCCACCGTGTTGCGGGCCAGCCCCAGGTCGCGGGCGAGGACGCGGGACGGCGGCAGCGCGACGCCGGCACGCAGCCGGCCACCGCGGATCGCGTCGCGCACGCGGTGTTCGAGGGCGGCCCGGCTGCGGGCACCGCCGAGGTCGAGCAGAAGTTCGGGCACGGACCCGAGGCTAATTGGCCCACGAAGGCTGATTCCAAGTGGCCCATCGCCATGGGCCGCTGGGCCGTACGGTCGAGCCATGGACGACAGGTTCACGGTGCTCGCCGACGTCGAAAGGCCGGACTTCCCGGCGGACGCCGGGGTGATGACGGCGCTCGTCGAGGTCGCACCGGGCAGCGGCGGGTCGCCGCCGCACCGGCACTCCGGCCCGGTCTTCGGCTACGTCCTCGAGGGCGAGGTGATCTTCGAGCTGGAAGGCGAGGCGCCGCGCGTGCTGCGGGCCGGCGACACGTTCTCGGAGCCCGGCGGCGACGTCGTGCACTACCGGGCCGCGAACAACCGGCCCGACGCGTGGGCCCGGTTCCTCGCGGTGATGGTGTGCGCGCCGGGCGTCGAGATGCTGACGTACCTCACCGCGGACGAGATCGCCGCCCGCCGTCACCTCCGGCATCCGTGATGCGGATCTTCCTCGCCGGGGGAACCGGCGTCCTCGGGCGGCGGATCGTGCCCGCGCTGCTCGAGGGCGGCCACGACGTCACCGTGCTGGCGCGCACGCCGGGCGCGGTCGTCGGCGCGCACGCGGTCCGCGGTGACGTGCTCGACGCCGAGGCCACCCGCCTGGCCGTCGCCGAGGCCGCACCCGACCTGGTGATGCACCAGCTCACCGATCTCGCCGGGGGAAGCGGGGCGGCCAACGCGGCGCTCCGCGTCGCCGGCACCCGCAACCTGGTCGACGCCACGCGCGCGGCCGGTGTCGGACGGCTGATCGTGCAGAGCATCGCGTGGTGCTACGAGCCCGGCGCGACCCCGGCGTCCGAGGACACCCCGCTGGACACCGGCCCGGCGCCCGACGGGATTCCAGCGGGCACCGGCCCCGCCCGGCGGATCACCGTCGACGCCGTGGCCGCGATGGAGGCCACCGCGCGCGAGGTGACGCACGCCGTCGTCCTGCGCAACGGCCTGTTCTACGGGCCCGGCACCTGGTACTGGCCGGACGGCAGCCAGGCGGCCCGCGCCCGCGCCGGTGACCTGCCCGCCACCGCCGACGTCACCAGCTTCGTCCACGTCGACGACGCCGCGGCGGCCGCGGTCGCCGCCCTGGACTGGCCGCCCGGCGCGGTGAACGTGGTCGACGACGAACCGGCCGACGGGTACCGGTGGACGCCGGTGTTCTGCGCCGCCGTGGGCGCACCGCCCCCGCCGCGCGCCGACGCGCCCCGCCAGGGCTGGGCCCGCGGCGCGACGAACGCGAAGGCCCGCGCGCTCGGCTGGTCGCCCCGCCGGACGTCATGGCGCGACGGCTTCCGTCCGGCGGTCAGCGGCTGAGCGCGGGGAGCCGCTTCCCTCCGCCGGTCGGCCGGGCCGGGCTGCTCCTGCGCGGCGCGGTCACCCGGCTCGCTGGCCCGGGTGGCGGCCTGGAACAGCGGCGCCTGGCCGCTCGTCTCGCTCCACCCGCAGATCGCGTCGTTCGTCCTCACCGGCGCCGGTGAGCTCGCCCATCCGGCCGCGCGGCTCATGCGCCCGGCCGAGCGGTGGTGGGTGGTCACCGCGTCCGTCACGCTTCTCGCCGGTGAGTTCGCGCCGAGCCGGTGTCGCGTCCGGAGTGGAACGGGTCCGCCGCCGACGTGGCCTGGTCGGGCTACTTCGCCGACCGCGCACTCCACGGGCGGGTGCTTGCCGTCGTCACCGGTCTGCCGGTGGTGCTGGCTGCCCGGTACGTCGTGCCGCTGGTCCGCCGGGCCCGGCGGTTGCCCGCGCCGGACCGCCCGGGGGTCTGGCCGGTGCTGCCGGCCACCGGTCTCGCGGCCGGGAGCGCGGTACTCGCGCTCCTCGACGCCGACGTGTGGACCAGTTGGAGGGGTGGCCGGCATCGACGCCCGCGTCCGGGCTCTGCGGGGACACCTGAGCATCGACGGCGGGGCCGGAACCCGGCTGAGCGTCCGCCTTCCCTGCCGCTGGACCCCCCCCGGGACGCGGCCGCGTGGTAGAGGTGGTGGATGTTCGAGTGGTCCACCAAAGTGCGTTACATGGAGTGCGACGCGCAGGGCGTCGTGTTCAACGGCTGGTATCTGACGTACTTCGACGAGGCGTTCGCGGCCTTCCTGACCCACCGCGGCCTGTCCTACGCCGAGTTGACCGGCTCCGGCTACGACGCCGCCGTCGTGCGGACCGAACTGGACTGGAAGACCGGCCTGGGGTACGGCGACGAGCCGGCCGTCGCCGTGTCGACCGCGACGATCGGGCGCACCAGCTTCGCACTCGACTTCGAGGTGCGCCGCGACGGCGAGGTGACGTGCTCGGCCCGCACCGTCTACGTCGTGATCGCCACCGACGGCTCCGGCAAGCGCGAGATCCCGCCGCGGCTGGCCGAGGCACTGGGAGACCCGGCGCCGCTGCGCGGATGACTCAGGACGCCTCGTGCCAGTCGAGCGCGATCCGGCCGTCGGGAGTGCGGTAGATCCGGCCGGCGCCGTCGGGGACCCGCACGTCGGGGGTCGCGCGGAGCCGGAAACCGGCGCCCGAGGGCACCAGGACCGCCACGACCTGCGTCGGCGGTTCGGGCTGGTCGTCGGCGGTGGCCCTGGTCAACCCCAGCGCGGTGGCCAGCCGCCGCAGGGTCAGCCTGGTGCGGGTCATGGTTCTGCTCCCGGGACGTGACTCTGGTGCCAATCGCGCCAGAACATGACAGCCGCCTCTACACGTCTTCTACACACGGCCGTTCTACGGTAGAACGTGTTCTATGACGAGCTATGACATCGCCGGTCAGACCGTCACGATGCCCGTTCAGGTCCGCGACGCTTCGGCCGCGACGATCCTGTACGAGGTGGACGCCGCCG contains:
- a CDS encoding TetR/AcrR family transcriptional regulator, which produces MRQNPARRTALLDAAIEVLARDGSRGLTLRAIDKEAGVPTGTATNYFANRDELLAQVMRRTRERLTPDPEALAATMTQAPSHALAGELMRQLLDRQRADRSSNLAMLELRLEATRRPDLYAELSGFLAAEHRELVDYHVAAGLPGDRTGVALLYFAMFGLVVDSLTMPAIVEGYDTDALIQELVEHVLDS
- a CDS encoding replication-associated recombination protein A; translation: MDEALSLFESEGPARPLADRLRPTTLGEVVGQAHLLAPDAPLGRMVAEKRLVSMILWGPPGCGKTTIARLLAERSDLVFEPLSATFSGVADLRRVFQAATKRRELGRGTLLFVDEIHRFNRAQQDSFLPYVEDGTVVLVGATTENPSFELNGALLSRCQVFVLKRLNDDALETLVERAGPVPLTSDARQALIALSDGDGRYLLNMIEQLPTSGPPLDVARLAELVQKRAPLYDKKQEGHYNLISALHKSMRGSDPDATLYWLARMLEGGEDPLYVARRLVRFATEDVGMADPQAVAQTLAAWDVYERLGSPEGELAIAQAAVYLATAPKSVSVYRGFDEARAAARRTGSLMPPAHILNAPTGLMRDLGYGEDYQYDPDTPDGFSGANYFPDGMDRETFYRPTTDGNEAGVSERLARWSALREDV
- a CDS encoding YdeI/OmpD-associated family protein — protein: MGQTLRLSAILEPRGPAGAFVLTDEQAAALGDGKKAFPVTVTVNGVTLALRLARMGGENMIGLAKAARAQAGVELGATYDVQISADAGERTVEVPADLAAALAADPAAESAFTGLAYSHRKEFVRWVTEAKREATRADRVVKTVEMVRAGTTR
- a CDS encoding NADP-dependent oxidoreductase, giving the protein MRAVQFAQYGPPSVLEVVEVAEPHAGPGEVRVAVRASGLSTGETLIRSGAMRAVVPAVLPWRTGFDAAGVVDEVGAGVTGVAIGDAVFGWVSPGTRGANAEIAVLVAWAPKPAGWSWDEAGGAAGSVETATRVLDRLAVGDGDTVLINGAAGGVGTVAVQLAVARGARVVGTAGVYNHEFLRALGAHPTTYGPGLTERVPPGVDAVFDCAGGALPDLIALAGDPDRVVTIADLTAPAVGVHLSSGGTDPLADHALGLAVDLAAQGRLTIPVAATFGLEEAAAAHELSEGRHAPGKIVFSGSYPPAPSPRS
- a CDS encoding MarR family winged helix-turn-helix transcriptional regulator, whose product is MSTRSSAGDALTDAVLPVFELNGELLAAARDISEPAGLTPAWWQVLGATLDQPLSVSDVARRVGLGLARQSVQRTADLLVEKGWATYGANPHHRRAKLLSPTDTGRATLERLRDAQHAWADAVGADVGEEALRAFVDTAQRIAEASRAYRAGQLSRPAGRSAPRARDSGR
- a CDS encoding DJ-1/PfpI family protein; this encodes MTTVALYATDTMADWEYGYLVAGLAMAGGELRVFGAPGVTEVRTMGGLRLLVEPAPEEFDALVLPGADTWETGHDEVLELARRSLDDGVTVAAVCGATFGLARAGLLDDRAHTSNAPDYLPDYRGAHRYREAAVVTDRNLITAPATAPIDFARALFEELALFPAPVVEAWYGLYTTGERRYYEQLVGA
- a CDS encoding transglycosylase domain-containing protein; the protein is MTKTRRSRHLIASLVLCGLLAGVVLAAAAFPAAGFTGLTAKSASDSFSDLPADLELPPAPQASTLYASDGRTEIAEFYDENRRNVSLDQIAPVMRQAMVAAEDNRFYEHRGVDLKGIVRAFVNNQKQGSSTQGASTLTQQYVRASLRYGAKTPAEERLATEDTAGRKLREIRYAIALEHELDKDQILANYLNITYFGNGGYGIYAASQAYFSKPPSELTLAEAAMIAGLAQNPTQYNPVENDHRFAIDRRDYVLNQMVKLKYVTRAQADAVSVSDLGLQPKSSAQSCENGDTAYGFFCGWFLDWWKSNPAFGPTTAERVDNLRKGGYSIVSSLDVGMQKAAQQQVDAALDTADKRFATGVVLVEPGTGRVKAMAVNRAFGIGAGQTVVPLLSGSSMSPGYQAGSTFKMFTAIAALQKGIPLGHELFAPDRYVSKYPGECAVGGDRYCPKNASPKMTGEQTMSSAFGESANTYFIQLEEAVTVKSAIAAAESAGVVLRGSQDVQLARAAQRSPTAWGSFTLGTAQVSPLDMANAYATVAARGTYCAPLPLTSISDQGGKQVASLADPSCRQAFSPSVADAAADMARCPVGQQSMVGLACAHPGGNPTAASVGAAIDRPVAGKTGTTDDNNAAWFIGFTPNLVAASFLANPDKYDDEVPDTKTPINVTRETLVAVLPGLPAESFTAPTNALAFG
- a CDS encoding PLP-dependent aminotransferase family protein translates to MPELLLDLGGARSRAALEHRVRDAIRGGRLRAGVALPPSRVLARDLGLARNTVADAYAQLVAEGWLVARQGAGTWVAAGTPGATRRPAETPAEPATRFDLRPGRPDVASFPRTAWAAAGRTALRRAPSEAFDYPDPRGRPELRAALAHYLGRVRQVDVDVEHLVVVSGYTQAVALVAEIVGGGSIVLEDHGFGHHRWIVERSGATVHFAAAGRPDEAPDADAVFVTPAHQFPLGVALAPERRLALLERVRRTGGFVVEDDYDGEFRYDRKPVGALQGLDPARVVYVGTASKSLAPAVGLAWMAVPDALLDRVVEAKTAADRFTGALEQLTLAEFLTSGGYERHVRRSRLRYRRRRDHLLAALTPLPGLRVSGIAAGLHALVEFTDGRTADDEPALVAAAAAHGVRVQGLGELRHVAGTYPAALVLGYGTPPDHDYRAAVDAVVSVLATRRPARSSGR
- a CDS encoding cupin domain-containing protein, yielding MDDRFTVLADVERPDFPADAGVMTALVEVAPGSGGSPPHRHSGPVFGYVLEGEVIFELEGEAPRVLRAGDTFSEPGGDVVHYRAANNRPDAWARFLAVMVCAPGVEMLTYLTADEIAARRHLRHP
- a CDS encoding NAD-dependent epimerase/dehydratase family protein, translating into MRIFLAGGTGVLGRRIVPALLEGGHDVTVLARTPGAVVGAHAVRGDVLDAEATRLAVAEAAPDLVMHQLTDLAGGSGAANAALRVAGTRNLVDATRAAGVGRLIVQSIAWCYEPGATPASEDTPLDTGPAPDGIPAGTGPARRITVDAVAAMEATAREVTHAVVLRNGLFYGPGTWYWPDGSQAARARAGDLPATADVTSFVHVDDAAAAAVAALDWPPGAVNVVDDEPADGYRWTPVFCAAVGAPPPPRADAPRQGWARGATNAKARALGWSPRRTSWRDGFRPAVSG
- a CDS encoding acyl-CoA thioesterase codes for the protein MFEWSTKVRYMECDAQGVVFNGWYLTYFDEAFAAFLTHRGLSYAELTGSGYDAAVVRTELDWKTGLGYGDEPAVAVSTATIGRTSFALDFEVRRDGEVTCSARTVYVVIATDGSGKREIPPRLAEALGDPAPLRG